A DNA window from Actinomadura luzonensis contains the following coding sequences:
- a CDS encoding helix-turn-helix domain-containing protein, protein MVDPSTPPGAQFFQRTELERAQRGWSKIDLCQRAGIGRVTYDRLASQKNPPIVRTVKKLCDTLDIDLAEGLRLAGLDTTGQPQQPDWAAAFQQGIAEIGKGFEQASRVFAAQGAMGWAYRGDLDQTRKALAGMQPEQLQEISAAATLLAALADEELSTR, encoded by the coding sequence ATGGTTGACCCCAGCACCCCACCCGGCGCTCAGTTCTTCCAGCGGACCGAACTCGAGCGCGCCCAACGCGGCTGGTCCAAGATTGACCTCTGCCAGCGCGCCGGCATCGGCCGCGTCACCTACGACCGGCTCGCCAGCCAGAAGAACCCACCAATCGTCCGCACCGTCAAGAAGCTGTGCGACACCCTCGACATCGATCTCGCCGAAGGCTTACGACTCGCTGGCCTCGACACAACCGGCCAACCCCAGCAGCCGGACTGGGCCGCCGCCTTCCAACAGGGCATCGCCGAGATCGGCAAGGGCTTCGAGCAGGCCAGCCGCGTCTTCGCCGCCCAGGGCGCGATGGGCTGGGCCTACCGGGGCGACCTCGACCAGACCCGCAAGGCGCTGGCCGGCATGCAGCCGGAGCAGCTACAGGAGATCTCGGCCGCCGCGACACTGCTGGCGGCCCTCGCCGACGAGGAGCTGAGCACCAGATGA
- a CDS encoding phage portal protein family protein, with protein MASAPTREIGHLDTYYAGLWLGDWLEQIPDLIWPNSVQTYARMRHDPQLTGVLAAYTLPIRRATWMIDPAGCRDEVVQLVADDLGLPILGADVEPGPARRRGVSWADHLRLALLSLTYGFSVFERRYEIRNGLARLINLGERLPHTIGAINLHRDGTIRSIQQDIAPASNPIPADRLAWYVHEREGANWAGRSIMRASYGPWLLKHEMWRVNATAIRRFGMGVPSVTAPTGATPAQVAEAQRLASSMRVGDQAGVGLPAGFQLAITGMTGSAPDAMAMIHYLDQQMSRSALAGLMDLGDTSNGSRALGQSFLDLFLLSLQSVADEIADAATSGQPGIDGIVTQLVDYNWGDDEPAPKIVVQDVGARPEVTAEALDLLIRSGAIDPDPELEAYVRKTWKLPERDPDAPTSRPTTPPPAPDPAPEPPAARARRRPRARQPRAATAEEGTRRQLTLDEDTSGMDPAAIQQAWQEALDELLVDWQDIAETWRGQLGEQIEQALDDEDLEALCALSLDWAAAAALLTAAMVALAGTSADQMAAEAASQGVTVEPPPVDEEGLGAVATVIATLLAVWLAGAAAREALRLTTPGAAAATVAAAVVAFLAGLSDRFLRDQLGAALSQAQASGRFAVLHEAPDARYLSSEVLDPNTCGPCRDIDGQEFDDLAAAEAAYGTGSYIDCQGGVRCRGTVYALWT; from the coding sequence ATGGCCAGCGCCCCGACCCGAGAGATCGGCCACCTCGACACCTACTACGCCGGCCTCTGGCTCGGCGACTGGCTCGAACAGATCCCCGACCTCATCTGGCCCAACAGCGTCCAGACCTACGCCCGCATGCGGCACGACCCCCAGCTCACCGGCGTCCTCGCCGCCTACACCCTGCCCATCCGCCGCGCGACGTGGATGATCGACCCGGCCGGGTGCCGCGACGAGGTCGTCCAGCTCGTCGCCGACGACCTCGGCCTGCCGATCCTCGGCGCGGACGTGGAGCCCGGCCCAGCGAGGCGGCGCGGCGTCTCCTGGGCCGACCACCTCAGGCTGGCCCTGCTCAGCCTCACGTACGGATTCTCGGTGTTCGAGCGGCGGTACGAGATCCGCAACGGCCTCGCCCGCCTGATCAATCTCGGCGAGCGGCTCCCGCACACCATCGGCGCCATCAACCTCCACCGCGACGGCACCATCCGCTCCATCCAGCAAGACATCGCCCCCGCCAGCAACCCGATCCCCGCCGATCGCCTGGCCTGGTACGTGCACGAGCGCGAAGGCGCCAACTGGGCCGGACGCTCCATCATGCGCGCCTCGTACGGGCCTTGGCTGCTCAAGCACGAGATGTGGCGCGTCAACGCCACCGCGATCCGCCGCTTCGGCATGGGCGTCCCATCCGTCACCGCTCCGACAGGCGCCACCCCGGCGCAGGTGGCCGAGGCCCAGCGGCTGGCCAGCTCGATGCGCGTAGGCGACCAGGCCGGCGTAGGCCTTCCTGCGGGCTTCCAGCTCGCGATCACGGGCATGACCGGGTCGGCGCCGGACGCCATGGCGATGATCCACTACCTCGATCAGCAGATGAGCCGCAGCGCCCTGGCGGGGCTGATGGATCTCGGCGACACCTCGAACGGATCGAGGGCGCTCGGCCAGAGCTTCCTCGACCTGTTCCTCCTGTCGCTCCAGAGCGTGGCCGACGAGATCGCCGACGCCGCCACCTCAGGCCAGCCTGGCATCGACGGCATCGTCACCCAGCTCGTCGACTACAACTGGGGCGACGACGAGCCAGCCCCCAAGATCGTCGTGCAGGACGTCGGCGCCCGACCCGAGGTCACCGCCGAAGCGCTCGACCTGCTCATCCGGTCGGGTGCGATTGACCCCGACCCCGAGCTTGAAGCCTACGTCCGCAAGACCTGGAAGCTTCCCGAACGCGACCCGGACGCCCCCACCTCGCGACCCACCACGCCGCCGCCCGCACCAGACCCGGCGCCGGAGCCCCCTGCGGCCCGGGCCCGGCGCCGGCCACGCGCCCGCCAACCGCGCGCCGCCACTGCCGAGGAGGGCACCAGGCGGCAGCTCACCCTCGACGAGGACACCTCCGGCATGGACCCCGCCGCCATCCAGCAGGCGTGGCAGGAGGCGCTCGACGAGCTGCTCGTCGACTGGCAGGACATCGCCGAAACCTGGCGCGGCCAGCTCGGTGAGCAGATCGAGCAGGCGCTCGATGACGAGGACCTCGAAGCGCTGTGCGCGCTCAGCCTCGACTGGGCCGCCGCCGCTGCGCTCCTCACCGCGGCCATGGTGGCGCTGGCTGGCACCTCCGCCGACCAGATGGCGGCCGAGGCTGCGAGCCAGGGCGTCACCGTCGAGCCGCCGCCGGTCGACGAGGAAGGGCTCGGCGCAGTCGCCACCGTCATCGCCACCCTCCTCGCGGTGTGGCTGGCCGGGGCAGCCGCCCGCGAAGCGCTCCGCCTCACCACCCCAGGCGCGGCAGCCGCCACGGTGGCCGCCGCAGTGGTGGCGTTCCTGGCCGGCCTGTCCGACCGGTTCCTGCGCGACCAGCTCGGCGCCGCTCTCTCGCAGGCGCAGGCGTCCGGCCGGTTCGCCGTGCTGCACGAGGCACCCGACGCCCGCTACCTGAGCAGCGAGGTGCTCGACCCGAACACCTGCGGCCCCTGCCGCGACATCGACGGCCAGGAGTTCGACGACCTCGCCGCAGCCGAGGCCGCGTACGGGACCGGCTCATACATCGACTGCCAGGGCGGCGTCCGCTGCCGCGGCACCGTCTACGCCCTCTGGACCTAG
- a CDS encoding head maturation protease, ClpP-related, with product MQHRPPRPPRAGDWYRITNLADTAEVVIYDEIGWWGTTAEQFMRDLKDITASQITLRINSPGGDVFDGIAIHNLLRAHTAHVTTHVDGLAASIASVIALAGDRVVMEPHSQMMIHDASGFCYGQAADMREMADMLDRHSDNIAGVYAERAGGTVAEWRERMRGEAWFSADEAVAAGLADEVGQRRDTDDDQPVTNSWDLAERFRYPGRAAAPAPVLAVQTPPAEPAAGPAITDQEEDSMSTLSEGLRERLGIDADAELDDTALLDALDEALAERADTTPPEPAPAPAPEPIAARIPEGMTLIDSAALDELRNSAAEGVAARAQQRAEERDRVLNEALRDGKFPPARREHYAKAWDRDPDGTRALLDLLPKNSVPVEDIGEPGTDPLASDAENAAIDRLFSIPGKDA from the coding sequence GTGCAGCACCGCCCGCCCCGGCCGCCCCGCGCGGGCGACTGGTACCGCATCACCAACCTCGCCGACACCGCTGAGGTCGTCATCTACGACGAGATCGGCTGGTGGGGCACCACCGCCGAGCAGTTCATGCGCGACCTCAAGGACATCACCGCCTCGCAGATCACGCTGCGCATCAACTCGCCGGGCGGCGACGTCTTCGACGGCATCGCCATCCACAACCTGCTGCGCGCCCACACCGCGCACGTCACCACCCACGTGGACGGCCTCGCCGCCTCCATCGCCAGCGTCATCGCCCTCGCCGGCGACCGCGTGGTGATGGAGCCCCACTCGCAGATGATGATCCACGACGCGTCCGGGTTCTGCTACGGCCAGGCCGCCGACATGCGGGAGATGGCCGACATGCTCGACCGCCACTCCGACAACATCGCCGGCGTGTACGCCGAGCGCGCGGGTGGCACCGTAGCCGAGTGGCGCGAGCGGATGCGCGGCGAGGCGTGGTTCTCCGCCGACGAGGCGGTCGCCGCCGGCCTGGCCGACGAGGTCGGGCAGCGTCGCGACACCGACGACGACCAGCCAGTGACCAACTCGTGGGACCTCGCCGAGAGGTTCCGTTACCCCGGCCGTGCCGCCGCCCCCGCGCCGGTTCTCGCCGTCCAGACTCCCCCGGCCGAGCCGGCCGCGGGGCCCGCAATAACCGATCAGGAGGAGGACAGCATGTCCACTCTGAGCGAGGGCCTGCGTGAGCGGCTCGGCATCGACGCCGACGCTGAGCTCGACGACACGGCCCTGCTCGACGCGCTCGACGAGGCCCTGGCCGAGCGCGCCGACACCACCCCGCCCGAGCCCGCCCCGGCCCCCGCGCCGGAGCCGATCGCAGCCCGCATCCCCGAGGGCATGACCCTCATCGACTCCGCCGCCCTCGACGAGCTGCGCAACAGCGCCGCCGAGGGCGTCGCCGCCCGGGCGCAGCAGCGCGCCGAGGAGCGCGACCGCGTCCTGAACGAGGCACTCCGCGACGGCAAGTTCCCGCCCGCCCGGCGCGAGCACTACGCGAAGGCGTGGGACCGCGACCCCGACGGGACGCGCGCACTGCTCGACCTGCTGCCCAAGAACTCGGTCCCGGTCGAGGACATCGGCGAGCCCGGCACCGACCCGCTGGCCAGCGACGCCGAGAACGCGGCGATCGACCGGCTGTTCTCCATCCCCGGAAAGGACGCCTGA
- a CDS encoding helix-turn-helix domain-containing protein, whose product MAATLTTAEIAAAHRVSVRTAQRWAQQGKVQATKQAGRWVISVPAQLDDYKPHQIDNARDAIEQGAILPTSRPGIYTAVSSDGTTHYLVAEESCTCPAGTKGRYRCYHRAAVALLEAARTRRAA is encoded by the coding sequence GTGGCCGCCACCCTCACCACCGCCGAAATCGCCGCCGCGCACCGCGTCTCCGTACGCACCGCACAGCGCTGGGCGCAGCAGGGCAAGGTGCAGGCGACCAAGCAGGCTGGCCGCTGGGTTATCTCGGTCCCCGCCCAGCTCGACGACTACAAGCCCCACCAGATCGACAACGCCCGCGACGCCATCGAACAGGGCGCGATCCTCCCCACCAGCCGCCCCGGCATCTACACCGCCGTGTCCAGCGACGGCACCACCCACTACCTCGTCGCGGAGGAGTCCTGCACCTGCCCGGCCGGGACGAAGGGCCGCTACCGCTGCTACCACCGCGCGGCGGTGGCTCTGCTCGAAGCCGCCCGCACCCGCCGCGCCGCCTAA
- the terL gene encoding phage terminase large subunit: MTVLSPWEYAAQHFQTKTRKWPTPGAMSAALDPAGHRQTAMLDLIDRELVELFDGNAHDRLMVFCPPQEGKSQKISRRTPAWLLSHDPTLRIAIVSYAANKAERWGRQIRRDILAHPELGITLRQDSRAAGRWETEQGGQLVCVGIAGGITGEPVDVLIVDDPVEGRAEAESATYRDRDWDWWESNGSTRLSSRARVIVMMTRWHEDDLAGRLETREPGDWRIVRIPAIAGPNDPLGRRPGQELESVQRRKPGYFHDLQVKRSAYVFNSIFQQNPVAADGNLFKRSDFRYWRQMPADAAWHGVLGGQRVDLGGRAVQLDDCWRFITVDLAASKRTSADFTVAAAWAISPDGDLILLGRNRGRLEEGEHWDHVRPLQQRWHADTVFIEQSFISTTLAVDATAAGIPVQPLVAETDKITRAIPATNRVKAGRVWFPAGADWLDVWCDELASFPSAAHDDQVDTLSYAARVVSAHWLPSENAAQVDARRAAAPVDDVIGQAYAAATGTGGGLDLMTMTY; this comes from the coding sequence GTGACCGTGCTCAGCCCGTGGGAGTACGCGGCCCAGCACTTCCAGACCAAGACCCGCAAGTGGCCGACGCCCGGCGCGATGTCCGCCGCGCTCGACCCGGCCGGGCATCGGCAGACCGCGATGCTGGACCTCATCGACCGCGAGCTTGTCGAACTGTTCGACGGCAACGCTCACGACCGGCTGATGGTGTTCTGCCCACCTCAGGAGGGCAAGAGCCAGAAGATCAGCCGCCGCACCCCGGCCTGGCTGCTCTCCCACGACCCGACCCTGCGCATCGCCATCGTCAGCTATGCGGCGAACAAGGCCGAACGGTGGGGCCGGCAGATCCGGCGCGACATTCTCGCCCACCCGGAACTCGGCATCACGCTCCGGCAGGACTCTCGGGCGGCCGGCCGGTGGGAGACCGAGCAGGGCGGCCAGCTCGTGTGCGTCGGCATCGCGGGCGGCATTACCGGCGAGCCGGTGGACGTGCTCATCGTGGACGACCCGGTCGAGGGCCGGGCCGAGGCGGAGTCGGCGACCTATCGGGATCGGGACTGGGACTGGTGGGAGTCCAACGGCTCCACCCGGCTCTCCTCCCGAGCCAGGGTGATCGTGATGATGACGCGGTGGCACGAGGACGACCTCGCCGGCCGCCTCGAAACGCGCGAGCCCGGGGACTGGCGGATCGTGCGCATCCCGGCCATCGCGGGCCCGAACGATCCGCTCGGCCGGCGGCCGGGCCAGGAGCTGGAGTCGGTGCAGCGGCGCAAGCCCGGATACTTCCACGACCTCCAGGTCAAGCGGTCGGCGTACGTGTTCAACAGCATCTTCCAGCAGAACCCGGTCGCGGCCGACGGCAACCTCTTCAAGCGCAGCGACTTCCGCTACTGGCGGCAGATGCCTGCGGACGCGGCGTGGCACGGCGTGCTGGGCGGCCAGCGCGTCGACCTCGGCGGCCGGGCCGTCCAGCTCGACGACTGCTGGCGGTTCATCACAGTCGACCTCGCTGCGTCGAAGCGCACCTCGGCGGACTTCACGGTGGCCGCCGCCTGGGCCATCTCCCCGGACGGCGACCTCATCCTGCTCGGCCGGAACCGCGGCCGGCTCGAAGAGGGGGAGCACTGGGACCACGTCCGGCCGCTCCAGCAGCGCTGGCACGCGGACACCGTCTTCATCGAGCAGTCCTTCATCAGCACGACGCTCGCGGTGGACGCGACGGCGGCAGGCATCCCGGTGCAGCCACTGGTCGCCGAGACGGACAAGATCACGCGGGCGATTCCGGCGACGAACCGGGTGAAGGCCGGCCGGGTGTGGTTCCCCGCTGGGGCGGACTGGTTGGACGTCTGGTGTGACGAGCTGGCCTCGTTCCCGTCGGCGGCGCATGACGACCAGGTCGACACGCTCTCGTACGCGGCCCGGGTCGTGAGCGCGCATTGGTTGCCGTCGGAGAACGCCGCGCAGGTGGATGCGCGTCGGGCTGCGGCGCCGGTGGATGACGTGATCGGCCAGGCGTACGCCGCGGCGACCGGTACAGGCGGCGGCCTCGACCTCATGACGATGACCTACTGA
- a CDS encoding phage major capsid protein → MATYPPPPPGLSGDLLTIHRLLQSPAQIQRRLRTIQDLRFISDQILTQRYRSSGGAVLYEVSEPIFTTRPIEAVPAGAEYPKDVTPEGAAALAAVTKWGQATQLTDEKIKRNARPGNELDRVLRKVVNTVIKHIDTITMSAVASAVTQTQAASAAWNSTATILRDVELAIAKVEDLQMGYRPNIIVMSNTKYAYMASDEKLASLRRRETTDNPVYNGSVDILADLIVVKAPLSVLPSDDVWVIDSMQLGGMADEAEVDPGYTVDELAVQVQSERLPRRDMWEVWGRRITVPVVQEPGSGIKITGT, encoded by the coding sequence ATGGCCACATACCCGCCGCCCCCTCCGGGCCTGTCCGGTGACCTGCTCACCATCCACCGGCTACTGCAGTCCCCGGCGCAGATCCAGCGCCGCCTGCGCACCATCCAGGACCTGCGATTCATCTCGGACCAGATCCTGACCCAGCGCTACCGCAGCTCGGGCGGCGCCGTCCTGTACGAAGTCTCGGAACCGATCTTCACCACCCGCCCCATCGAGGCCGTCCCCGCCGGGGCCGAGTACCCCAAGGACGTCACCCCCGAGGGCGCCGCCGCGCTGGCCGCCGTCACCAAGTGGGGCCAGGCGACCCAGCTCACCGACGAGAAGATCAAGCGCAACGCCAGGCCCGGCAACGAGCTCGACCGCGTCCTGCGCAAGGTCGTCAACACGGTGATCAAGCACATCGACACGATCACCATGTCCGCCGTGGCCTCTGCCGTCACCCAGACACAGGCCGCCTCGGCGGCGTGGAACTCGACCGCGACGATCCTGCGGGACGTCGAACTGGCCATCGCCAAGGTCGAGGACCTGCAGATGGGCTACCGGCCGAACATCATCGTGATGTCGAACACGAAGTACGCCTACATGGCTTCGGACGAGAAGCTCGCGTCGCTGCGCCGCCGGGAGACCACGGACAACCCGGTCTACAACGGCAGCGTCGACATCCTCGCGGATCTGATCGTCGTCAAGGCGCCGCTGTCGGTGCTGCCGTCCGACGACGTGTGGGTCATCGACAGCATGCAGCTCGGCGGCATGGCCGATGAGGCGGAGGTGGACCCGGGCTACACCGTGGACGAGCTGGCGGTGCAGGTTCAGTCCGAGCGTCTTCCTCGCCGGGACATGTGGGAGGTCTGGGGCCGTCGCATCACGGTCCCGGTCGTTCAGGAGCCGGGCTCCGGCATCAAGATCACAGGGACGTGA
- a CDS encoding capsid cement protein produces the protein MAEYLPVYTPGEAVGFTTSAAITGGQTVAVSGNGTVAPAGASSASWIGVAAADAPSGARVTVYARGVVHESTASGAITAGAQLATGAAGTVASLAAAAGTTAADINNARAVIGVALTTAADTAKVRWMAW, from the coding sequence ATGGCTGAGTACCTGCCGGTCTACACCCCCGGCGAGGCCGTCGGCTTCACCACCAGCGCGGCCATCACCGGTGGCCAGACCGTCGCCGTCTCCGGCAACGGCACCGTCGCCCCAGCCGGCGCATCGAGCGCCTCATGGATCGGCGTCGCCGCGGCCGACGCCCCCTCCGGAGCCCGGGTCACCGTGTACGCCCGCGGCGTCGTCCACGAGTCCACCGCGTCCGGCGCTATCACCGCAGGCGCCCAGCTCGCCACCGGCGCAGCCGGCACCGTCGCCTCGCTCGCCGCCGCCGCTGGCACCACCGCGGCCGACATCAACAACGCCCGCGCCGTCATCGGCGTCGCCCTGACCACCGCCGCGGACACCGCCAAGGTCCGCTGGATGGCCTGGTAG